In the genome of Chaetodon auriga isolate fChaAug3 chromosome 15, fChaAug3.hap1, whole genome shotgun sequence, one region contains:
- the mogat3b gene encoding 2-acylglycerol O-acyltransferase 3b, protein MFTSLWPLPTLYFIWLVTDWQTPERGGRRKMSVRRWRVWEHLRDFFPMKLVKTAELNPKKNYILGCHPHGIMSTGAFTCFSTESCGFTELFPGVRSTLVILAGLFRIPFYRDYLMSAGLLPVSKPSISHLLSQSGKGNAVVIVIGGAAESLASSPGENTVVVRQRKGFVRLALEFGADLVPVYSFGENELFRQVIFSEGGLGRRLQDLFKKIMGFAPCLFVGERMLFIPYRTPITTVVGSPISVPKCATPTEEEVDHYHRLYMEGLSKLFHEHKVSCGLAESHKLRII, encoded by the exons ATGTTTACCTCGCTGTGGCCGCTTCCCACTCTGTACTTCATATGGCTGGTGACGGACTGGCAAACCCCTGAAAGAG GGGGCAGGAGGAAAATGTCcgtgaggaggtggagggtaTGGGAGCACCTCAGGGATTTTTTTCCAATGAAA TTGGTGAAGACAGCCGAGCTGAATCCCAAGAAGAACTACATCTTGGGTTGTCACCCGCACGGTATCATGAGCACTGGAGCTTTTACCTGCTTCAGCACAGAAAGCTGCGGCTTCACCGAGTTGTTTCCTGGGGTGCGGTCCACCCTGGTAATACTGGCAGGACTTTTCCGGATACCATTCTATAGGGATTACCTAATGAGTGCAG GTCTTCTTCCAGTCAGTAAACCAAGCATTTCCCACCTCCTCTCACAGAGTGGCAAGGGTAATGCAGTGGTGATTGTGATAGGGGGCGCTGCTGAGTCTCTGGCATCCTCTCCTGGAGAGAACACAGTGGTTGTCAGGCAGAGAAAAGGGTTTGTCAGGTTGGCCCTTGAGTTTGG GGCTGATCTGGTGCCTGTTTACTCATTCGGGGAGAATGAGCTCTTTCGGCAGGTAATTTTCTCAGAAGGTGGTCTGGGTCGGAGATTACAGGACCTGTTCAAAAAGATTATGGGTTTCGCCCCGTGTCTATTTGTTGGTGAGCGCATGTTATTCATACCCTACAGGACTCCAATCACCACTGTTG TGGGAAGTCCAATCTCCGTGCCAAAGTGTGCCACACCCACTGAGGAGGAGGTCGACCACTATCACAGACTCTACATGGAGGGCCTGTCCAAGTTATTCCATGAACACAAGGTCAGCTGTGGACTCGCTGAAAGTCACAAGCTTCGGATCATTTAG
- the srrt gene encoding serrate RNA effector molecule homolog isoform X1: MGDSDDEYDRRRRDKFRRERSDYDRSREREDRRRDDWNDREWDRGRERRSRGEYRDYDRGRRERFTPPRHDMSPQQKRMRRDWDDHGGDPYRGGYDLGYGGGGGPSYGPPQHWGHPDLHLMQPHHGIPIQARLGNIHDMDLGPPPPIMKSFKEFLLSLDDSVDETEAVKRYNEYKIDFRRQQMQDFFLAHKDEEWFRSKYHPDEASRLKAEAQSALHNRLNVFLFLMENSWFDNVSLDIEQTPAIIKVLDAAVIKMEGGTDHDLRILDLPSEEEEEREKLTSVSGGPEPPKREDLKALDSDRKPSADKDKNEKEESDSASTERAAATEGEDVKEEAGKEAAKEEMPEPKKPRRKRKRSGDSDDEGSASESDSDSDSDSNSNCSDKPVKKDEEEDKDEEEEEGEEGKPKENAEEDKKEEKKPKDDSPRPRPLHRTCSLFMRSIAPTISKAEIIALCRRYPGFLRVCLSDPHPERRFFRRCWVTFDRSINIKEVCWNLQNIRLRDCELAPGVNRDLARRVRNVNGITQHKQVLRNDIKLAAKLIHALDEKGDLWSIKFQEEGQSTELPAQNPILKNITDYLIEEVSAEEEELLGSGSGMDPEESAKEGNPAETTVEKDDKLAKVLDRLVLYLRIVHSIDYYNTCEYPSEDEMPNRCGMIHVRGPIPPNRITHGEVQQWQKMMEEKLSPLFSLKEILSEDEAVKMGRKDPEEEVEKFVSANTQELGKDKWLCPLSGKKFKGPEFVRKHILNKHGDKIEEVKKEVSFFNNFLMDAKRPSLPEMKLPPLPGPGQGLLSPSMPFPPQGPQGPMGFGQPRPPLMGYGGGPPYPPNQYGGGRGNYDNFRGQGGYLGKPRNIRMSRGDPRNIIEYRDLDAPDDMDFF; encoded by the exons ATGGGAGACAGCGATGACGAGTACGATCGCAGGAGAAGGGACAAATTCAGGCGGGAGAGAAGTGACTACGACCgttcaagagagagagaagacagacgcAGAGATGACTGGAACGACAG GGAGTGGGACAGGGGCAGGGAACGGCGTAGCCGCGGAGAGTACCGGGATTATGACAGAGGACGCAGGGAGAGATTCACCCCACCGAGGCACGACATGAGTCCCCAGCAGAAACGCATGAGAAGAGACTG GGATGACCATGGTGGAGACCCTTACCGTGGAGGATATGACTTGGGTtatggtggtggaggagggccCAGCTATGGCCCGCCGCAGCATTGGGGCCACCCTGACTTGCACCTCATGCAGCCTCATCATGGCATCCCCATTCAGGCAAG GCTCGGCAACATCCATGACATGGATCTGGGTCCACCCCCTCCCATAATGAAGAGCTTTAAGGAGTTCCTGCTGTCCTTAGATGATTCTGTGGATGAGACTGAGGCGGTCAAACGATACAATGAGTACAAGATTGACTTCCGCCGACAGCAGATGCAGGACTTCTTTTTGGCTCATAAAGATGAAGAGTG GTTCAGGTCCAAGTATCACCCAGATGAGGCCAGTCGACTTAAAGCAGAGGCCCAGAGTGCCCTGCACAACCGTCTGAATGTCTTCTTGTTCCTGATGGAGAACAGCTGGTTTGATAATGTCTCCCTGGACATTGAGCAGACCCCAGCCATCATCAAGGTTCTGGATGCAG CTGTGataaagatggagggagggacggaTCATGATCTTCGCATCTTGGACCTGCcgtctgaagaggaggaggaaagggagaagTTGACGTCTGTGTCAGGGGGCCCCGAACCTCCCAAGAGAGAAGACCTCAAAGCCTTGGACAGTGATCGCAAACCTtcagcagacaaagacaaaaacgaGAAG GAGGAGAGTGACTCTGCCAGCACAGAAAGAGCTGCTGCGACTGAAGGGGAGGATGTGAAAGAAGAGGCAGGGAAAGAAGCTGCCAAAGAAGAAATGCCTGAACCCAAGAAA CcgagaagaaagaggaagcgCAGTGGAGACAGCGATGACGAAGGCAGCGCCTCAGAGAGTGACTCCGACTCTGATTCAGACTCAAATTCCAACTGCTCAGACAAACCTGTgaagaaggatgaggaggaggacaaggatgaggaggaagaggagggtgaag AGGGGAAACCAAAGGAGAACGCTGAAGAGgacaagaaagaggaaaagaagccCAAAGACGACTCTCCCAGACCGCGGCCTCTCCACAGGACCTGCTCTCTTTTCATGAGGAGCATCGCTCCCACCATTTCCAAGGCTGAGATTATAGCT ctttgCCGGCGATACCCTGGTTTTCTGCGTGTTTGCTTGTCTGACCCTCATCCAGAGCGCAG gtttttcagACGTTGCTGGGTGACATTTGACCGTAGCATCAACATCAAAGAAGTTTGTTGGAACCTTCAGAACATTCGT TTGCGAGACTGTGAACTGGCACCAGGGGTGAACAGGGACCTGGCCCGGAGGGTGCGTAATGTTAATGGCATCACTCAGCACAAGCAGGTGCTCCGCAATGACATCAAGCTGGCTGCCAAGCTCATCCATGCCTTGGATGAAAAAGGAGACCTGTGGAGCATCAAGTTCCAGGAAGAGGGGCAGAGCACAGAG TTGCCCGCTCAGAACCCCATCTTGAAGAATATCACAGATTACCTGATAGAGGAGGTgagtgctgaggaggaggagctcctGGGCTCTGGGAGTGGGATGGACCCTGAGGAGAGTGCAAAGGAGGGAAACCCTGCAGAGACCACTGTGGAGAAGGACGACAAACTAGCCAAG GTTCTGGATCGTCTTGTCTTGTATCTGCGTATTGTGCATTCAATTGACTACTACAACACCTGTGAATACCCCAGTGAGGATGAAATGCCCAATCGCTGTGGCATGATCCATGTACGTGGACCCATCCCTCCAAACCGCATCACACATGGAGAAG TGCAACAGTGGCAGaagatgatggaggagaagctgagtcCTTTGTTTAGCTTAAAAGAAATCCTATCTGAGGACGAGGCGGTGAAGATGGGTCGCAAGGAtcctgaggaggaggtggagaagttTGTGTCTGCCAACACTCAAGAGCTGGGAAAGGACAAATGGCTCTGCCCTCTAAGTGGCAAGAAATTTAAG GGCCCGGAGTTCGTACGGAAGCACATCCTCAACAAACATGGGGACAAAATTGAAGAAGTGAAAAAGGAAGTGTCGTTCTTTAACAATTTCCTCATGGACGCCAAGAGACCATCGCTGCCAGAGATgaagcttcctcctcttccaggCCCAGGTCAAG GTTTGCTTTCTCCCAGCATGCCCTTTCCTCCGCAAGGTCCTCAGGGTCCAATGGGCTTCGGGCAGCCTCGTCCACCACTGATGGGCTATGGTG GTGGACCTCCTTACCCCCCCAACCAATACGGAGGTGGCAGAGGCAACTATGACAACTTCCGGGGACAAGGTGGCTACCTGGGGAAGCCACGCAACATCAG AATGTCACGAGGTGATCCACGCAACATCATTGAGTACCGTGACCTGGATGCACCTGATGACATGGACTTCTTTTAG
- the srrt gene encoding serrate RNA effector molecule homolog isoform X2, with product MGDSDDEYDRRRRDKFRRERSDYDRSREREDRRRDDWNDREWDRGRERRSRGEYRDYDRGRRERFTPPRHDMSPQQKRMRRDWDDHGGDPYRGGYDLGYGGGGGPSYGPPQHWGHPDLHLMQPHHGIPIQARLGNIHDMDLGPPPPIMKSFKEFLLSLDDSVDETEAVKRYNEYKIDFRRQQMQDFFLAHKDEEWFRSKYHPDEASRLKAEAQSALHNRLNVFLFLMENSWFDNVSLDIEQTPAIIKVLDAAVIKMEGGTDHDLRILDLPSEEEEEREKLTSVSGGPEPPKREDLKALDSDRKPSADKDKNEKEESDSASTERAAATEGEDVKEEAGKEAAKEEMPEPKKPRRKRKRSGDSDDEGSASESDSDSDSDSNSNCSDKPVKKDEEEDKDEEEEEGEEGKPKENAEEDKKEEKKPKDDSPRPRPLHRTCSLFMRSIAPTISKAEIIALCRRYPGFLRVCLSDPHPERRFFRRCWVTFDRSINIKEVCWNLQNIRLRDCELAPGVNRDLARRVRNVNGITQHKQVLRNDIKLAAKLIHALDEKGDLWSIKFQEEGQSTELPAQNPILKNITDYLIEEVSAEEEELLGSGSGMDPEESAKEGNPAETTVEKDDKLAKVLDRLVLYLRIVHSIDYYNTCEYPSEDEMPNRCGMIHVRGPIPPNRITHGEVQQWQKMMEEKLSPLFSLKEILSEDEAVKMGRKDPEEEVEKFVSANTQELGKDKWLCPLSGKKFKGPEFVRKHILNKHGDKIEEVKKEVSFFNNFLMDAKRPSLPEMKLPPLPGPGQGLLSPSMPFPPQGPQGPMGFGQPRPPLMGYGGGPPYPPNQYGGGRGNYDNFRGQGGYLGKPRNIR from the exons ATGGGAGACAGCGATGACGAGTACGATCGCAGGAGAAGGGACAAATTCAGGCGGGAGAGAAGTGACTACGACCgttcaagagagagagaagacagacgcAGAGATGACTGGAACGACAG GGAGTGGGACAGGGGCAGGGAACGGCGTAGCCGCGGAGAGTACCGGGATTATGACAGAGGACGCAGGGAGAGATTCACCCCACCGAGGCACGACATGAGTCCCCAGCAGAAACGCATGAGAAGAGACTG GGATGACCATGGTGGAGACCCTTACCGTGGAGGATATGACTTGGGTtatggtggtggaggagggccCAGCTATGGCCCGCCGCAGCATTGGGGCCACCCTGACTTGCACCTCATGCAGCCTCATCATGGCATCCCCATTCAGGCAAG GCTCGGCAACATCCATGACATGGATCTGGGTCCACCCCCTCCCATAATGAAGAGCTTTAAGGAGTTCCTGCTGTCCTTAGATGATTCTGTGGATGAGACTGAGGCGGTCAAACGATACAATGAGTACAAGATTGACTTCCGCCGACAGCAGATGCAGGACTTCTTTTTGGCTCATAAAGATGAAGAGTG GTTCAGGTCCAAGTATCACCCAGATGAGGCCAGTCGACTTAAAGCAGAGGCCCAGAGTGCCCTGCACAACCGTCTGAATGTCTTCTTGTTCCTGATGGAGAACAGCTGGTTTGATAATGTCTCCCTGGACATTGAGCAGACCCCAGCCATCATCAAGGTTCTGGATGCAG CTGTGataaagatggagggagggacggaTCATGATCTTCGCATCTTGGACCTGCcgtctgaagaggaggaggaaagggagaagTTGACGTCTGTGTCAGGGGGCCCCGAACCTCCCAAGAGAGAAGACCTCAAAGCCTTGGACAGTGATCGCAAACCTtcagcagacaaagacaaaaacgaGAAG GAGGAGAGTGACTCTGCCAGCACAGAAAGAGCTGCTGCGACTGAAGGGGAGGATGTGAAAGAAGAGGCAGGGAAAGAAGCTGCCAAAGAAGAAATGCCTGAACCCAAGAAA CcgagaagaaagaggaagcgCAGTGGAGACAGCGATGACGAAGGCAGCGCCTCAGAGAGTGACTCCGACTCTGATTCAGACTCAAATTCCAACTGCTCAGACAAACCTGTgaagaaggatgaggaggaggacaaggatgaggaggaagaggagggtgaag AGGGGAAACCAAAGGAGAACGCTGAAGAGgacaagaaagaggaaaagaagccCAAAGACGACTCTCCCAGACCGCGGCCTCTCCACAGGACCTGCTCTCTTTTCATGAGGAGCATCGCTCCCACCATTTCCAAGGCTGAGATTATAGCT ctttgCCGGCGATACCCTGGTTTTCTGCGTGTTTGCTTGTCTGACCCTCATCCAGAGCGCAG gtttttcagACGTTGCTGGGTGACATTTGACCGTAGCATCAACATCAAAGAAGTTTGTTGGAACCTTCAGAACATTCGT TTGCGAGACTGTGAACTGGCACCAGGGGTGAACAGGGACCTGGCCCGGAGGGTGCGTAATGTTAATGGCATCACTCAGCACAAGCAGGTGCTCCGCAATGACATCAAGCTGGCTGCCAAGCTCATCCATGCCTTGGATGAAAAAGGAGACCTGTGGAGCATCAAGTTCCAGGAAGAGGGGCAGAGCACAGAG TTGCCCGCTCAGAACCCCATCTTGAAGAATATCACAGATTACCTGATAGAGGAGGTgagtgctgaggaggaggagctcctGGGCTCTGGGAGTGGGATGGACCCTGAGGAGAGTGCAAAGGAGGGAAACCCTGCAGAGACCACTGTGGAGAAGGACGACAAACTAGCCAAG GTTCTGGATCGTCTTGTCTTGTATCTGCGTATTGTGCATTCAATTGACTACTACAACACCTGTGAATACCCCAGTGAGGATGAAATGCCCAATCGCTGTGGCATGATCCATGTACGTGGACCCATCCCTCCAAACCGCATCACACATGGAGAAG TGCAACAGTGGCAGaagatgatggaggagaagctgagtcCTTTGTTTAGCTTAAAAGAAATCCTATCTGAGGACGAGGCGGTGAAGATGGGTCGCAAGGAtcctgaggaggaggtggagaagttTGTGTCTGCCAACACTCAAGAGCTGGGAAAGGACAAATGGCTCTGCCCTCTAAGTGGCAAGAAATTTAAG GGCCCGGAGTTCGTACGGAAGCACATCCTCAACAAACATGGGGACAAAATTGAAGAAGTGAAAAAGGAAGTGTCGTTCTTTAACAATTTCCTCATGGACGCCAAGAGACCATCGCTGCCAGAGATgaagcttcctcctcttccaggCCCAGGTCAAG GTTTGCTTTCTCCCAGCATGCCCTTTCCTCCGCAAGGTCCTCAGGGTCCAATGGGCTTCGGGCAGCCTCGTCCACCACTGATGGGCTATGGTG GTGGACCTCCTTACCCCCCCAACCAATACGGAGGTGGCAGAGGCAACTATGACAACTTCCGGGGACAAGGTGGCTACCTGGGGAAGCCACGCAACATCAGGTGA
- the rnf167 gene encoding E3 ubiquitin-protein ligase RNF167: MVQFGVWCTGSRWSVLIVFFCFVLVPSPTHAYIYAHYSNMTSMLFEDLPALFGAPLPKEGLMGVLVVSRPLNGCTAIDPPPPLPPSYDANTTKFIALIRRYECNFDVKVLHAQQAGYSAAIVHNMYSDTLLNMNYSNDTIAEEIEIPSVFTSYYASQILRNFIIPEQGAYVILKPEFAFPLSYYLIPFTGVVGMIILVMCIVLIIRCVQYRKRLRKNRLSKEQLKRIPTHRFRKGDDYDVCAICLDEYEEGDKLRVLPCSHAYHCKCVDPWLTQTKKTCPVCKQRVTRNNPEHSESESEEETGGRGEEEGTEGEGDTERTPLLRPSNPGSPSGSPGAYSATTTTTAQCLVSPARCDSPILCYEGYHSPQEDTDSEADDAGEDRHHTDDDTAQLIGRDRVEI; this comes from the exons ATGGTTCAGTTTGGTGTGTGGTGCACCGGATCTCGATGGTCTGTCCTCATCGTGTTTTTTTGCTTCGTCCTGGTTCCCTCACCCACACATGCCTATATCTATGCT CATTATAGCAATATGACCTCCATGTTGTTTGAGGACCTGCCTGCCTTGTTTGGCGCCCCACTTCCTAAAGAAGGACTAATG GGAGTGTTGGTCGTGTCCCGTCCGCTTAATGGCTGTACAGCGATcgaccctcctcctccactgccacCATCTTATGATGCCAACACCACCAAATTCATCGCCCTCATCAGACGCTATGAGTGCAATTTTGATGTAAAG GTGTTGCATGCACAGCAAGCTGGATACAGTGCTGCAATCGTTCACAACATGTATTCAGACACTCTGCTCAATATGAACTACAGCAACG ACACTATTGCAGAGGAGATTGAGATCCCCTCTGTATTCACCAGCTACTACGCCTCCCAAATTCTCAGGAATTTCATCATTCCAGAACAAGG GGCCTATGTGATCCTCAAGCCGGAGtttgcttttcctctctcataCTACCTTATCCCCTTCACTGGAGTGGTTGGCATGATCATTCTTGTGATGTGTATTGTCTTG ATTATACGCTGTGTGCAGTACAGAAAGAGACTGAGGAAAAATCGTTTGTCTAAGGAGCAGCTGAAGCGGATTCCAACCCACCGGTTCcgtaaag GGGATGACTATGATGTTTGTGCCATCTGTCTGGATGAGTATGAAGAGGGAGACAAACTGCGAGTTTTACCTTGTTCACATG cctACCACTGCAAGTGTGTGGATCCGTGGCTCACTCAGACCAAGAAGACGTGTCCGGTGTGCAAACAGCGCGTCACCCGGAACAACCCAGAGCACTCGGAGTCCGAGTCCGAGGAGGAAACCGGAGGACGCGGGGAGGAAGAAGGGACAGAGGGTGAAGGAGACACGGAGCGCACTCCTCTGCTCCGGCCCTCCAACCCGGGGTCCCCCTCAGGGAGCCCGGGGGCCTActcagccaccaccaccactactgcCCAGTGCCTCGTCTCCCCCGCTCGCTGCGACTCGCCCATTCTGTGCTATGAAGGCTACCACTCCCCCCAGGAGGACACGGACTCAGAAGCTGATGACGCAGGAGAGGACAGGCACCACACTGATGACGACACTGCTCAGCTCATTGGTAGGGATAGAGTGGAGATCTGA